In Nitrosopumilus sp., one DNA window encodes the following:
- a CDS encoding HYR domain-containing protein produces the protein MKMEKSGLENTKLGLFLAGVLLIALFSVTASGDDQKNLSIIMDYEPPKLFTPKNIYIVSKEPVQVEFKVNAIDNTNGKVHVQCDKISGSIFKLGKTTVRCETEDSTGNKSRSSFVVTVGYNIVQIPSWVKQPTKFWIENSIDDKTYAKTMSFLIKEQLVDIPFAKNPNNSESEIPVWIKINAKAWIDNKINDDEYSIILQWLINRNIIQF, from the coding sequence ATGAAAATGGAAAAATCAGGCTTGGAAAATACAAAACTTGGATTGTTTTTAGCTGGAGTTTTATTGATAGCACTATTTTCTGTAACTGCATCAGGTGATGACCAAAAAAATCTATCTATAATTATGGATTATGAGCCTCCAAAACTTTTTACTCCCAAAAATATCTACATCGTATCCAAAGAACCTGTTCAAGTCGAGTTCAAAGTGAATGCAATAGATAATACCAATGGAAAAGTTCACGTTCAATGTGATAAAATCTCAGGTAGTATTTTCAAACTAGGGAAGACAACTGTTAGATGTGAAACAGAAGATTCTACGGGCAATAAAAGTAGGTCATCTTTTGTTGTAACTGTTGGATATAATATAGTCCAAATACCTTCATGGGTAAAACAGCCAACTAAATTCTGGATTGAAAACTCGATAGATGATAAAACATATGCAAAAACAATGAGTTTCCTAATCAAAGAACAACTAGTCGATATTCCTTTTGCAAAAAACCCAAATAATTCTGAATCTGAAATTCCAGTATGGATTAAGATCAATGCTAAAGCGTGGATCGATAATAAAATTAATGATGATGAATACTCTATTATATTACAATGGCTAATTAACCGAAACATTATTCAATTTTAA
- a CDS encoding DNA topoisomerase I has protein sequence MKWKTLQHNGILFPPAYEARGIKIKIRDVSIDLDLNQEEMVYQWAKKKDTPYVQDKVFQKNFTGDFAKTLDPKFKKISYEDIDFSNAYKIIDKEKDLKEMMTKEEKKDLAAKRKEVQAKLKSKYGVAIMDGCKVEVGNYMAEPPGIFIGRGEHPLRGKWKPRITAKDVTLNLGKEAKVPEGNWGKIIHDKDSMWLASWMDLLTQKRKYVWLADTAGLKQERDKEKYEKAVKLAKEINKIKDGIVKDMKSSDPKISRIATACYLIYRTAMRVGDEKDPDEADTVGATTLRKEHIKITSNAIEFDFLGKDSVRWQEKVIAEGHDKQFQENLKKLVENKKPKDEIFDGITSRHVNAYYSSIVKGLTAKVFRTYLATTVVKEYLVKHDKIKNKTASEKLYHAKLANLEAAMMCNHKRTIPKTFEQALEKKRNTLKKIEKEESWKKTQETLKKAEAIQAKTDTQNKAKAKKIKTLTDKIKKQKQKHKERVEKLELQIDLSEKTKDYNIGTSLRNYIDPRVFKAWTDEVGADWEKLYTSALQKKFLWVKNESVNWSDLK, from the coding sequence ATGAAATGGAAAACACTACAACACAATGGAATCTTATTTCCTCCAGCATATGAGGCTCGAGGAATCAAGATAAAGATCAGAGACGTAAGTATAGATCTTGATCTAAATCAAGAAGAAATGGTGTATCAGTGGGCAAAAAAGAAAGACACTCCATATGTACAAGACAAGGTTTTTCAGAAAAATTTTACGGGAGATTTTGCAAAAACGTTAGATCCTAAATTTAAAAAAATTTCATACGAAGACATTGATTTTTCAAATGCATACAAAATAATTGACAAAGAAAAAGATCTTAAGGAAATGATGACAAAAGAGGAAAAGAAAGATCTAGCTGCAAAAAGAAAAGAAGTACAAGCTAAATTAAAATCAAAATATGGAGTTGCAATTATGGATGGATGCAAAGTTGAAGTTGGAAATTATATGGCCGAACCTCCAGGAATATTCATTGGACGTGGCGAACATCCACTTAGAGGAAAATGGAAACCACGTATTACTGCAAAGGATGTTACATTAAACCTTGGAAAAGAAGCAAAAGTTCCAGAAGGTAATTGGGGCAAGATCATTCATGACAAAGATTCAATGTGGTTAGCCAGTTGGATGGATCTCCTTACACAAAAGAGAAAGTATGTTTGGCTTGCAGACACTGCTGGATTAAAACAAGAGAGAGACAAGGAAAAATATGAAAAAGCAGTAAAGTTAGCAAAAGAAATTAACAAAATAAAAGACGGAATCGTAAAAGATATGAAAAGCAGTGATCCAAAGATTAGCAGGATTGCAACGGCATGTTATTTGATTTATAGAACTGCTATGAGAGTAGGGGACGAAAAGGATCCAGACGAAGCAGACACTGTAGGTGCAACAACACTCAGAAAAGAACATATCAAAATCACATCAAATGCAATTGAGTTTGATTTTCTAGGCAAAGACAGTGTAAGATGGCAAGAAAAAGTAATAGCTGAAGGCCATGATAAACAATTCCAAGAGAACCTAAAGAAATTAGTTGAAAACAAGAAACCAAAAGACGAAATTTTTGACGGTATTACTTCAAGACATGTCAATGCGTATTATTCTAGTATTGTCAAAGGATTAACGGCCAAAGTATTCAGAACATATCTTGCAACTACAGTAGTTAAAGAATATCTTGTAAAACATGACAAGATCAAAAATAAGACCGCAAGCGAGAAATTATATCATGCAAAATTGGCAAACCTCGAAGCTGCTATGATGTGTAACCACAAGAGAACCATTCCAAAAACATTTGAGCAGGCATTGGAAAAGAAAAGAAATACTCTTAAAAAAATAGAGAAAGAAGAATCATGGAAAAAAACCCAAGAAACTCTGAAAAAGGCTGAAGCAATTCAAGCAAAGACCGATACTCAAAATAAGGCCAAAGCAAAAAAAATTAAAACATTAACTGACAAGATCAAAAAGCAAAAGCAAAAGCACAAGGAACGAGTTGAAAAATTAGAATTACAAATTGATCTATCAGAAAAAACTAAGGATTATAACATTGGAACATCATTAAGAAATTACATAGATCCTCGTGTTTTTAAGGCATGGACAGATGAAGTTGGTGCTGATTGGGAAAAATTGTACACATCTGCATTACAAAAGAAATTCCTTTGGGTCAAAAATGAAAGTGTGAATTGGAGTGATTTGAAATAA
- a CDS encoding SDR family oxidoreductase, with amino-acid sequence MNKVALVTGSSSGIGLETALALAREGYETFASMRDIKRAGELEYAAKKENIKINIIELDVDKEESIISAIKNIVTDKKRIDVLVNNAGYGQFGCVEDVPIKEFRKQFETNFFSIVRIIQEITPIMRNQKSGIIVNISSVVGRFGLPGSSAYISTKFALEGLSECLRYELGQFGIKTTLIEPGVIKTNFFNSLKIPESKTDPKYKELTDNILAGLKMMVEMGTPPVEVAKVILRVIHDDEILPRYIIGTDAAMFMEAKKMKTDLEFEKYMSKELFTR; translated from the coding sequence ATGAATAAGGTTGCACTAGTTACAGGTAGTTCATCAGGGATAGGATTAGAAACTGCATTGGCTCTTGCAAGAGAGGGGTATGAAACATTTGCAAGTATGAGAGACATTAAAAGAGCAGGGGAATTAGAATATGCAGCAAAAAAAGAAAATATCAAAATCAACATAATCGAATTAGATGTAGACAAAGAAGAATCAATAATTTCAGCTATAAAAAACATAGTGACTGATAAAAAAAGAATAGACGTTTTAGTGAATAATGCAGGATATGGACAATTTGGATGTGTTGAAGATGTACCTATAAAAGAATTTAGAAAACAATTTGAAACTAATTTTTTCAGTATCGTTAGAATTATTCAAGAAATTACACCAATTATGAGAAATCAAAAATCAGGGATCATAGTAAATATTAGCTCAGTTGTAGGGAGATTTGGATTACCAGGATCTTCAGCATATATCAGTACAAAGTTTGCATTAGAAGGGTTAAGTGAATGTCTCAGATATGAATTGGGTCAGTTTGGAATTAAGACCACCTTAATTGAACCAGGTGTTATTAAGACAAATTTTTTTAATTCATTGAAAATTCCAGAATCAAAGACAGATCCTAAATACAAAGAATTAACAGATAACATTCTAGCAGGTCTAAAAATGATGGTAGAGATGGGAACGCCTCCAGTAGAAGTAGCCAAAGTAATTTTAAGAGTAATTCATGATGATGAAATTTTACCTCGATATATTATAGGAACTGATGCAGCTATGTTTATGGAGGCAAAAAAGATGAAAACAGACCTAGAATTTGAAAAATACATGAGCAAGGAACTGTTTACTAGATAA
- a CDS encoding DEAD/DEAH box helicase translates to MKLSCPKCKSRIDIQRTFNKKMHVSCSKCGIEDILEFSKNVDEVFLEFLSRYDQGLINEKGLSDGLKDEGVIRRENEIIEMIGNNNPDKITKEILFSKKDYIAQYKILKNPDPKMGCKVKDLGLDESISEHLEELEIGQFYKFQEESIQEIMFGENVVIEAPTASGKTEAFLIPVIQRIKKEASEGNVFAIFIYPTKALSRDQYPKIQKFAVKSGISVRVFDGDTKQGERSEVIEKPPHIIITNFDILHYHMWHQTKFSSLLSSIRMVIVDEAHVYSGIFGSNVHYIIKRLKRICKNRLQFIAASATLENAKEFCQELFSERMQKIQGSGKKGQTDFVMLFPSLRTQRKLMVELTKKMTEKNHKTMIFNNSHLNSELLAIQAKKQKINIKVHRAGLMANYRTFVEKQFKDDKLLAISCTPTLELGIDVGNLDCVISSTIPVNRLIQRIGRAARKGQRGYAFLTLGNDPISQYYKNHPDDYFEDIEKTYIDPKNPFVEEFQVLSMACDKPISKHELKEHQEVIEHHIIKENLIVFNNRIIPNMNKINSILNEYSIRGIGKSIDIFLSNAKVGDRILPIALEELHKDAIYFLAGVRYRVKEFDYPKKNYAKLERIPRDYPYYTKSLTEEWPTIKTVFEKRNARGIELAFCKLHIQKKVYGYVNIELGQEITQGEKVMLDTPLVYDFVTKGIVFHAPKPIKIIESSEDEDYTEASGYHATEHVVIEGSNMITGGVSQDLGGISLGTSGLIFIYDGAIGGSGASKALYERFEKSLERSMYIVKECPCQNEAGCPRCTFSYRCGNNNEYLHKYSALEILERINNGEKTELIDPTEGDKPLV, encoded by the coding sequence TTGAAACTCTCATGCCCTAAATGCAAATCAAGAATAGATATTCAAAGAACATTCAATAAAAAAATGCATGTCTCTTGCAGTAAATGTGGAATTGAAGATATTTTAGAATTTTCAAAAAATGTTGATGAAGTGTTCCTTGAATTTCTCTCAAGATATGATCAAGGACTAATTAATGAAAAAGGACTATCAGACGGTCTAAAAGACGAAGGGGTAATCAGAAGAGAAAACGAAATCATAGAAATGATTGGAAATAACAACCCAGACAAAATTACTAAAGAGATTCTATTTTCAAAGAAAGACTATATTGCACAATACAAGATTTTAAAGAATCCTGACCCTAAAATGGGCTGTAAAGTTAAAGATTTGGGGTTAGATGAATCAATTTCTGAACATCTTGAGGAATTAGAGATTGGACAGTTTTACAAATTTCAAGAAGAATCAATTCAAGAGATCATGTTTGGTGAAAATGTTGTCATTGAAGCCCCTACCGCATCTGGAAAAACAGAAGCATTTTTGATTCCAGTGATTCAAAGAATAAAAAAAGAAGCAAGCGAAGGAAATGTGTTTGCAATTTTTATATATCCCACAAAGGCATTATCACGAGATCAATATCCAAAAATACAAAAGTTTGCTGTAAAAAGTGGAATTAGTGTTAGAGTCTTCGACGGGGACACAAAACAAGGAGAGCGAAGTGAGGTAATTGAAAAACCCCCTCACATCATAATAACAAATTTTGATATATTGCATTATCACATGTGGCATCAAACGAAATTCTCATCACTATTATCATCTATAAGAATGGTCATAGTAGATGAAGCTCATGTATATTCAGGTATTTTTGGATCAAATGTACACTATATCATTAAAAGATTAAAGAGGATATGTAAAAACAGATTACAGTTTATTGCAGCATCAGCAACTTTAGAGAATGCAAAAGAATTCTGTCAGGAATTATTTAGTGAAAGGATGCAAAAAATTCAGGGTTCAGGAAAAAAAGGTCAGACAGACTTTGTAATGCTATTTCCATCACTTAGAACTCAGAGAAAGTTGATGGTAGAACTAACAAAGAAAATGACTGAGAAAAACCATAAAACAATGATTTTTAACAACTCACATCTTAACTCTGAATTATTAGCAATTCAAGCAAAAAAGCAAAAAATCAACATTAAGGTTCACAGAGCAGGATTAATGGCAAACTACAGAACTTTTGTAGAAAAACAGTTCAAAGATGACAAGTTATTAGCAATTTCATGCACCCCCACACTAGAATTAGGCATAGATGTAGGAAATCTGGATTGTGTTATTTCATCTACAATTCCAGTTAATAGACTGATTCAAAGAATAGGTAGAGCAGCAAGAAAAGGACAAAGAGGATATGCGTTTTTGACATTAGGAAATGATCCTATTTCTCAATATTACAAAAATCATCCTGACGATTATTTTGAGGATATAGAAAAAACATACATTGATCCAAAAAACCCATTTGTAGAAGAATTTCAGGTGTTATCTATGGCATGTGATAAACCAATTTCCAAACATGAGTTAAAGGAACATCAAGAAGTAATAGAACATCATATCATCAAAGAAAATCTTATTGTTTTCAACAATCGAATAATTCCAAATATGAATAAAATTAATTCGATCTTAAATGAATACAGCATAAGAGGTATTGGTAAGTCAATTGATATTTTCTTATCAAATGCAAAGGTAGGAGACAGAATACTACCAATTGCATTAGAGGAATTACACAAAGATGCAATCTATTTTTTGGCAGGTGTCCGATATAGAGTTAAAGAGTTTGATTATCCAAAGAAAAACTATGCTAAATTAGAAAGAATTCCTAGAGATTATCCATATTACACAAAATCTTTAACAGAAGAATGGCCAACAATTAAAACTGTTTTTGAAAAACGAAATGCAAGAGGTATTGAACTTGCTTTTTGCAAACTACACATACAAAAGAAAGTTTACGGTTATGTCAACATTGAGTTAGGACAGGAGATTACTCAAGGGGAAAAAGTGATGCTTGACACCCCATTAGTATATGATTTTGTTACAAAGGGAATTGTTTTTCATGCACCAAAACCTATCAAAATAATTGAGAGTTCTGAGGATGAAGATTATACTGAAGCAAGTGGATATCATGCAACAGAACATGTAGTAATTGAAGGCAGTAATATGATCACAGGAGGCGTCTCTCAAGACTTGGGAGGCATATCACTAGGTACATCAGGCTTGATTTTCATATATGATGGTGCAATAGGAGGAAGTGGTGCAAGTAAAGCACTCTATGAGAGGTTTGAAAAATCTCTTGAGAGGAGTATGTACATTGTCAAAGAGTGTCCATGCCAAAACGAAGCTGGATGTCCTCGATGTACGTTTTCATACAGATGTGGAAACAACAATGAATATCTACACAAGTATTCAGCATTAGAAATTCTAGAGAGAATCAATAATGGTGAGAAAACAGAATTAATTGATCCAACTGAGGGAGATAAACCTCTAGTATGA
- a CDS encoding site-specific DNA-methyltransferase, with the protein MKKIKINNIYNQNCIEGMSQIPKNIIDLVITDPPFAINFKAKKANYNRTASRVMPGYNEIKSEDYYDFTFAWMSESFRILKDSGSMYVFSGWNNLKDILQALDDVGFVTVNHIIWKYQFGVVTKRKFVTSHYHCIYVCKDDKKRKFFPFSRFKKDEKTKDGRSLHYRDKEDVWDIKREYWTGDEKTPTKLPSELIEKLLKYSSEKKDLVLDPFIGSGQVAVVSKSFDRKFLGFEIVPDYYKFAKKRLDTDTYRIKKSK; encoded by the coding sequence ATGAAAAAAATCAAAATCAACAACATTTACAATCAAAACTGTATTGAAGGAATGAGTCAGATTCCTAAAAATATAATTGATCTAGTTATTACTGATCCACCATTTGCCATTAATTTCAAGGCAAAAAAAGCAAATTATAATAGAACTGCATCAAGGGTAATGCCAGGATATAATGAAATCAAATCAGAGGACTATTATGATTTCACATTTGCCTGGATGAGCGAATCTTTCAGAATTCTAAAAGATTCTGGAAGTATGTATGTTTTCTCTGGGTGGAATAATCTTAAAGATATCTTGCAAGCACTTGATGATGTTGGATTTGTAACTGTTAATCACATTATTTGGAAATACCAGTTTGGAGTGGTTACTAAAAGAAAATTTGTTACTTCTCACTATCACTGTATTTATGTTTGTAAAGATGATAAGAAACGAAAATTCTTTCCATTTTCTAGGTTCAAAAAAGATGAAAAAACTAAAGATGGTAGAAGTCTCCATTACCGAGACAAGGAAGATGTCTGGGATATCAAAAGAGAATATTGGACGGGGGATGAAAAAACACCAACCAAACTTCCATCTGAATTAATTGAAAAATTATTGAAATATTCAAGTGAAAAAAAAGATCTTGTACTAGATCCATTCATAGGTTCTGGGCAAGTTGCAGTAGTGAGTAAATCTTTTGATAGAAAATTTCTGGGGTTTGAAATTGTTCCTGATTATTACAAATTTGCTAAAAAACGACTTGACACAGACACTTATCGAATAAAAAAATCAAAATAG
- a CDS encoding twin-arginine translocase TatA/TatE family subunit has translation MLDYSLNIGGSEWMIIIFVALVLILGTGKLPGAAKKIGQAVNEYNKAKNEIQNHMKEITDESSKISGPVETEREKLEMIAKSIGVKTEDRTDDELRESISKKIGQKKAEESEKK, from the coding sequence ATGCTTGATTATTCACTCAATATTGGCGGAAGTGAATGGATGATCATTATTTTTGTGGCATTAGTTTTGATTCTAGGTACAGGAAAGCTTCCAGGTGCAGCAAAGAAAATTGGTCAAGCAGTTAATGAATACAACAAAGCAAAGAATGAGATCCAAAACCATATGAAAGAAATTACAGATGAGTCATCTAAAATTTCAGGACCAGTCGAAACAGAGAGAGAAAAGTTAGAAATGATAGCAAAATCAATAGGGGTTAAAACAGAAGACAGAACTGATGATGAGTTAAGAGAGAGCATATCAAAAAAAATAGGTCAGAAGAAAGCAGAGGAATCAGAAAAAAAATAG
- a CDS encoding P-II family nitrogen regulator: MKKIEAIVQSKTKDAVVTAIKKIGVGGVTIHKVQGQGAQDPPLVGEYFSRDMIICVVDDPKVDEIIDAIANVACTGTKGDGKIFVTNVVDALDICTKKRGTMNI, translated from the coding sequence ATGAAAAAAATTGAAGCGATAGTTCAATCCAAAACTAAGGATGCAGTAGTTACTGCAATCAAAAAAATAGGTGTTGGTGGTGTAACCATTCATAAAGTTCAAGGTCAAGGTGCACAAGATCCACCTCTAGTAGGAGAATATTTTAGCAGAGACATGATCATTTGTGTAGTTGATGATCCCAAAGTAGATGAAATTATAGATGCGATTGCAAATGTTGCTTGCACTGGAACTAAAGGTGATGGCAAAATCTTTGTTACAAATGTTGTTGATGCACTTGATATATGCACCAAAAAACGTGGAACAATGAATATCTAG
- a CDS encoding MFS transporter — translation MNKVLILVNITGLIIGISYGLHGPILPVFAKNVIGATYSDLGLIGLSNFIPYMFIPLFVGILLDRVNNGYLLSLGAALNSASIYLISIAQSVPEIMGFRIMTGVAHAFFWPPCESIISNESSEKNRVKNISWFTMFFVIGFMVGPLLGTVFLEGLDITYRILFQIAAFVLAAAIITSLLASRKSVKNHHERFSFSSIKEMKRFPEVIILLVFCTSSFGIILTIYPAFLNDNGMNATDILLLYFAFGVSRVISLALTGKLARKTSHTLIAATVAISVGLAISIIADSIIVFGIALVLMGFGFSIFFPLTLEIILTKTRKEISGKIIGAYETVFGMGWVIGPTIGGPITQLFGNEVLYLLFCTIGIGVAIFAIISRKKLEPQRILN, via the coding sequence ATGAACAAAGTTCTGATATTAGTAAACATCACAGGTTTAATCATAGGTATTTCATATGGGCTGCATGGGCCAATTCTACCAGTATTTGCAAAGAATGTTATTGGTGCAACATACTCTGATCTTGGATTAATTGGATTATCTAACTTCATTCCTTACATGTTCATTCCATTATTTGTAGGAATTCTTCTGGACAGAGTTAATAACGGATATCTGCTTTCATTAGGAGCAGCTCTGAATTCTGCATCAATCTATCTTATATCAATTGCACAATCAGTACCAGAAATTATGGGATTCAGAATTATGACAGGAGTGGCTCATGCATTTTTCTGGCCTCCATGTGAATCCATAATATCTAATGAGAGTTCTGAAAAAAATAGGGTCAAAAATATCTCTTGGTTTACAATGTTTTTTGTTATAGGGTTCATGGTAGGGCCATTACTAGGAACAGTTTTTCTAGAAGGACTTGACATTACTTACAGGATTTTATTTCAGATCGCTGCATTTGTTCTGGCTGCTGCAATAATTACATCACTTTTAGCTTCGAGAAAAAGCGTCAAAAACCATCATGAACGATTTTCATTTTCATCAATTAAAGAGATGAAAAGATTTCCAGAAGTCATAATATTACTTGTATTTTGTACATCATCTTTTGGAATAATTCTGACAATTTATCCGGCATTCCTAAATGACAATGGAATGAATGCTACAGATATTTTGCTTTTGTACTTTGCTTTTGGAGTATCACGAGTAATATCACTAGCATTAACAGGTAAACTGGCTAGAAAAACTAGTCATACTTTGATTGCTGCAACTGTTGCAATATCAGTAGGATTAGCCATCTCCATTATTGCAGATTCAATCATTGTTTTTGGGATAGCCTTGGTTCTAATGGGGTTTGGATTTAGTATATTCTTTCCATTAACTCTAGAAATTATTTTAACTAAAACCAGAAAGGAGATTTCTGGAAAAATTATCGGTGCATATGAAACAGTTTTTGGAATGGGTTGGGTCATAGGACCAACTATAGGTGGCCCCATCACACAGTTATTTGGAAATGAAGTATTGTATTTGTTATTTTGTACAATAGGAATTGGAGTAGCTATATTTGCAATAATTTCTAGAAAGAAACTAGAGCCACAAAGAATCTTGAACTAG
- a CDS encoding class I SAM-dependent methyltransferase — protein sequence MGLGSYWGEVMDVLREIIPIYDKVNSIISLGKDKEHRIRGISQRVVPGNKILDAGSGFGNMSKTALRLTEDKISITLYDPLVPMLKNTATHFEKIPDMINGVFEHIPFREKEFDAVLCGYSLRDAINLRIAISEIHRVLKKEGRFVIVDLGKPDEKFFRAGVSFYLRCILPILAFAAGGRLGLKFGTLYGTYKRWPQNKKLEELLLEKFSRVEFEKDLMGGAIIVAAYK from the coding sequence ATGGGTTTAGGTAGTTATTGGGGTGAAGTAATGGATGTACTTCGAGAAATCATCCCAATCTACGATAAAGTAAATTCAATTATTTCACTTGGCAAAGATAAGGAACATAGAATTCGCGGAATTTCACAAAGAGTTGTTCCTGGAAACAAAATTCTAGACGCAGGTTCTGGTTTTGGTAATATGTCAAAAACAGCATTAAGATTAACAGAAGATAAGATTTCAATTACACTTTATGATCCACTTGTACCGATGTTAAAAAATACAGCCACACATTTTGAGAAAATTCCAGATATGATAAATGGGGTTTTTGAACATATTCCATTTAGAGAAAAGGAATTTGATGCAGTTTTGTGTGGATATTCTTTAAGGGATGCAATAAATTTGAGAATAGCAATTTCTGAGATCCACAGAGTTTTGAAAAAAGAAGGAAGATTTGTAATTGTAGATTTAGGAAAACCAGATGAGAAATTTTTTAGAGCAGGAGTTTCATTTTATCTTAGATGCATTCTGCCAATCCTTGCATTTGCAGCAGGGGGAAGATTGGGATTAAAGTTTGGAACATTGTATGGAACATACAAAAGATGGCCTCAAAACAAAAAACTTGAAGAATTACTGCTAGAAAAATTCTCAAGAGTCGAGTTCGAGAAAGATCTTATGGGTGGGGCAATAATAGTTGCAGCATACAAATGA
- a CDS encoding archaeal proteasome endopeptidase complex subunit alpha, with protein sequence MMASRGYDMTPTMYSPDGRIYQVEYAIETVKRGALAIGVLSKEGVIMAVEEKPRILQTANITQKIFQVDYHIGVAAAGYIPDARVQVDNARFFSQGNRMTYDESVEVAAVAKYLADQAHQFTQYGGVRPNGVSMIIAGIDQKGESIYVTDPSGTYVQFAAVAIGAGSDEVNEFLEKHYNVNMSLDDAASLAIAAINLKAEVKEGINHIKMAKITSKEKVFEKVLESDLQKYSQNASKFAQ encoded by the coding sequence ATGATGGCATCACGTGGTTATGATATGACGCCTACTATGTATTCTCCAGATGGTAGAATCTACCAAGTAGAGTATGCAATAGAGACCGTAAAGAGAGGTGCTTTGGCTATTGGGGTTTTAAGTAAGGAGGGAGTAATCATGGCAGTAGAAGAGAAGCCCAGAATACTACAAACCGCCAATATCACACAAAAAATTTTCCAAGTTGATTATCATATAGGAGTTGCAGCTGCAGGATACATTCCAGATGCACGTGTTCAAGTGGATAATGCAAGATTCTTTTCACAAGGTAACAGAATGACTTATGATGAATCTGTAGAAGTTGCAGCAGTTGCAAAGTACTTGGCAGACCAAGCACACCAATTCACACAATATGGAGGAGTGCGTCCAAATGGAGTCTCCATGATTATTGCAGGGATTGATCAAAAGGGAGAATCAATCTATGTGACTGATCCTAGTGGAACTTATGTACAATTTGCAGCAGTTGCAATCGGTGCAGGCTCTGATGAGGTCAATGAATTTTTGGAAAAACATTACAATGTCAATATGAGTTTAGATGATGCTGCATCGTTGGCAATAGCAGCAATTAACCTCAAAGCAGAAGTAAAAGAAGGAATCAATCACATAAAGATGGCAAAAATTACATCTAAAGAAAAAGTTTTTGAAAAAGTTTTAGAGTCTGATTTACAAAAATATTCTCAAAACGCATCAAAGTTTGCACAATAG
- a CDS encoding winged helix-turn-helix domain-containing protein yields the protein MVNQLLEFKEIIRSRKVSEYRKPDKQTRKLLLYLFTSTRGGFTRLRIIINLFEKPYNTHQLATVLDLDYKAIQHHMKVLEKNNMVSKIGEKYGALFYLSNFLELNISTLDEAIDKLDKKINHEKIYL from the coding sequence ATGGTTAATCAACTATTAGAATTCAAAGAAATTATCCGATCAAGAAAAGTCTCAGAGTACAGAAAACCTGATAAACAGACTAGAAAATTATTGCTTTATTTGTTTACAAGTACGCGTGGTGGCTTTACACGTTTACGCATTATTATCAATTTGTTTGAAAAACCATACAACACGCATCAACTAGCTACTGTACTTGATCTTGATTATAAGGCAATTCAACATCATATGAAAGTTCTAGAAAAAAACAACATGGTCTCAAAAATTGGTGAAAAATATGGTGCTCTTTTCTATCTATCTAATTTTCTTGAACTTAACATCTCTACTTTGGATGAGGCAATAGATAAACTTGATAAAAAAATTAATCACGAAAAAATCTATTTGTGA